From one Humulus lupulus chromosome 8, drHumLupu1.1, whole genome shotgun sequence genomic stretch:
- the LOC133798126 gene encoding uncharacterized protein LOC133798126, translated as MRKWISPACLTTQDPKHPPQQLPTTQEVVGSSMACKSPIIFKVPTRLPMFFKILLGSVKYVEPGFMIDILMETNIMGEQYTLYISHEDIIHFGLMEEIGASCISFYISIIYSELCDREISHFFSFIEPSWSSRIGANMDNQAEIISERINNTVMGQTWLMPYHFLRHWMLVIIDPDDHTCYYLDPLRKSPPNDLKNLMNSVVGRIHTLGEINETRNEWAAKLLERVSHS; from the exons ATGAGAAAGTGGATTTCACCAGCTTGTCTGACAACACAAGACCCAAAACATCCTCCACAACAGCTTCCCACTACTCAAGAAGTGGTAGGATCAAGTATGGCTTGTAAGTCGCCGATTATCTTCAAGGTTCCCACTAGACTTCCCATGTTTTTTAAGATACTTCTGGGTTCAGTTAAGTATGTAGAACCAGGATTCATGATTGACATTCTTATGGAGACCAATATTATGGGCGAACAATATACCTTATATATCTCACATGAGGATATAATACACTTTGGACTTATGGAAGAAATCGGCGCGTCTTGCATTTCATTCTATATTag TATAATATATTCTGAGTTGTGCGATAGAGAGATATCACACTTTTTTAGTTTCATTGAGCCATCGTGGTCATCGAGAATTGGGGCAAATATGGATAATCAGGCTGAAATTATCTCAGAGCGTATCAATAACACAGTGATGGGTCAAACTTGGTTAATGCCATACCATTTCTT ACGTCACTGGATGTTAGTGATCATTGATCCAGATGACCATACATGTTACTATCTTGATCCACTTAGAAAATCTCCTCCAAATGATTTGAAGAACCTTATGAACAG tgtggTGGGAAGAATACATACACTTGGTGAAATTAATGAAACTCGAAATGAATGGGCAGCCAAGCTTCTTGAGCGGGTGAGTCATAGCTAG